A window of the Cicer arietinum cultivar CDC Frontier isolate Library 1 chromosome 6, Cicar.CDCFrontier_v2.0, whole genome shotgun sequence genome harbors these coding sequences:
- the LOC101506221 gene encoding tetrahydroanabasine acetyltransferase-like — translation MENHKTPLSLSLDTKDVVIVKPSMPTPSHILSLSTIDNDPNINILCQTIYVYKANLDSPNDQKDPSCVLKEALSKALVYYYPLAGKLTTFHDGKLGINCNGDGVPFLEANANCELSSLHYLEGIDVPIAQKLVFDNPSQEQTSPNPLVFKVTKFLCGGFTIGMGLSHSVCDGFGASQFYRALVELASGKNEPSLKPVWERERLIGKTLNEPFNFLIDKTSIATSPFWPCKEISHECFSFNGESIKRLKMKLMKESGNNMMNESFTTLETLGAYVWRSKAKALKLNNDGSTLFCLAIGVRHLLDPPLPKGYYGNAFVASNVVLKVKDLNEKPLFEVVKLIKECKKLPLNNEYIKNCINMLETMREGKIKVEGSGASLVLTDWRQLALLQEVDFGWKDSVNIVPVPWNMFGFVDLCLFLPPNKLDPSMKGGVRVFVSLPKDSMPKFKEEMEFLKVMKVDENNN, via the coding sequence ATGGAAAATCATAAAACACCCCTTTCACTTTCTCTTGATACCAAAGATGTTGTGATCGTTAAACCCTCCATGCCAACACCTTCTCATATCCTTTCACTTTCCACCATTGACAATGATCCTAACATCAACATTCTTTGTCAAACCATCTATGTCTACAAAGCCAATCTTGATTCCCCAAATGACCAAAAAGACCCTTCTTGTGTCCTCAAAGAAGCACTCTCAAAGGCTTTGGTTTACTATTACCCTCTTGCAGGAAAGTTAACAACATTTCATGATGGAAAACTTGGAATCAATTGCAATGGTGATGGAGTTCCATTCTTGGAAGCAAATGCTAATTGTGAACTCTCTTCACTTCACTATCTTGAAGGAATTGATGTTCCAATAGCACAAAAATTAGTGTTTGATAACCCTTCTCAAGAACAAACTAGTCCAAATCCTTTAGTTTTCAAGGTAACAAAGTTTCTTTGTGGTGGTTTCACAATTGGAATGGGATTGTCACATAGTGTTTGTGATGGTTTTGGTGCATCACAATTCTATAGAGCACTTGTTGAACTTGCAAGTGGAAAAAATGAACCTTCTTTGAAACCTGTTTGGGAGAGAGAGAGGCTAATAGGTAAAACTCTTAATGAACCATTCAACTTTCTCATAGACAAAACTTCAATAGCAACTTCACCATTTTGGCCATGTAAAGAAATTTCACATGAATGTTTTAGTTTCAATGGTGAGAGTATAAAAAGGCTCAAAATGAAACTTATGAAAGAAAGTGGTAATAATATGATGAATGAAAGTTTCACAACACTTGAAACACTTGGTGCTTATGTTTGGAGGTCAAAGGCAAAAGCTTTGAAATTAAACAATGATGGATCAACTTTGTTTTGTTTAGCTATTGGTGTGAGACATTTATTGGATCCACCTTTGCCTAAAGGGTATTATGGTAATGCATTTGTGGCTTCAAATGTTGTGTTAAAAGTGAAAGATCTTAATGAAAAGCCActttttgaagttgttaagcTTATCAAAGAGTGTAAGAAGCTTCCTTTGAATAATGAATacataaaaaattgtattaacaTGTTGGAGACAATGAGGGAAGGAAAGATTAAGGTTGAAGGAAGTGGTGCATCATTGGTGTTAACTGATTGGAGGCAACTTGCTTTGTTGCAAGAAGTTGATTTTGGATGGAAGGATTCAGTTAATATAGTGCCTGTTCCATGGAACATGTTTGGTTTTGTTGATTTGTGTCTTTTCTTGCCTCCAAATAAATTGGATCCTTCAATGAAAGGAGGTGTTAGGGTTTTTGTGTCACTTCCTAAAGATTCAATGCCTAAGTTTAAGGAAGAGATGGAGTTTCTCAAGGTCATGAAAGTTGATGAGAATAACAACTAG
- the LOC101505908 gene encoding uncharacterized protein — MVGITLLLDLWRKNQSFNMAQSYPSSWLFSASATAASISAGASFASRDFFGFRTPVAYCDSGVAISDDFLSGVRTSSGKYFYHDSLKYSTKSYNIELKPLWSAFELRSFALISLRSLLMFYLPLLEPHAKMEQDEDDFLQHELRSNLSLPFKKSVLQVIREVTVVTTRRILERITFHYVSRKMAWRLLKDVPTSAVRKAGRGMSTSTYFISVSRATLRGHMLGVAASWVVQVGVRIFQLFTYKSRNEDVSVDKGERIRIFKDKVIIATIRCNASLIFASIGGGIGATLFRPSIGQWIGCAIGDLTGPVIVAVCANRVFHLNL; from the exons ATGGTGGGAATAACATTACTTTTAGATCTATGGAGGAAAAACCAAAGCTTTAACATGGCACAGTCCTATCCTTCTTCATGGCTTTTTTCTGCATCTGCCACTGCTGCTTCCATTTCTGCTGGtgcttcttttgcttcaagGGATTTCTTTGG TTTCAGGACACCAGTAGCTTATTGTGACTCAGGAGTGGCAATTTCCGATGATTTTCTTTCCGGCGTTCGAACCTCGTCGGggaaatatttttatcatgatTCTCTAAAGTATAGTACAAAGAGCTACAATATTGAACTTAAACCATTGTGGTCTGCTTTTGAGTTGAGGTCATTTGCATTGATTTCATTGAGATCATTATTGATGTTTTATCTTCCTCTTTTGGAGCCTCATGCAAAGATGGAACAAGATGAAGATGATTTTCTTCAACATGAACTTCGTAGTAATTTGTCTCTTCCTTTTAAAAAGTCAGTGTTGCAAGTCATTCGTGAG GTTACTGTTGTGACAACTAGACGCATTTTAGAAAGAATTACTTTCCATTATGTTTCAAGAAAAATGGCATGGAGACTTCTTAAAG ATGTTCCGACATCAGCTGTTCGCAAGGCAGGAAGGGGAATGTCAACTTCAACTTACTTCATTTCTGTGAGCAGAGCAACTTTAAGAG GGCATATGCTTGGTGTTGCAGCATCATGGGTTGTCCAAGTAGGGGTTagaatatttcaattatttacataTAAGTCAAGAAATGAGGATGTTAGTGTTGACAAAGGTGAGAGAATTAGAATTTTCAAAGACAAAGTTATCATAGCCACAATTAGATGCAATGCATCTTTAATTTTTGCATCTATTGGTGGAGGGATTGGAGCTACCCTTTTTCGTCCTTCAATTGGCCAATGGATTG GTTGTGCTATTGGTGATTTGACTGGTCCGGTTATTGTAGCAGTTTGTGCTAACAGAGTTTTTCACTTGAATCTTTAG
- the LOC101505580 gene encoding uncharacterized protein, which yields MRDIISCFSENSVNVSSCSSYSNNACISPTVSPSIQNSISSVYKLILSTSKHLLMTVTWCKNHSNQGLTITFGEDVTSSDAPSFKLNTNLRFFRKKKGTKLIDLEESKVTVLWDLSNAKYETGTEPVSGFYVVVVVDSEIGLILGDSETVTKKLKENKNTHFAKVSLLSRREHCSGNTLYATKAQFCDSGSFHDVMIKCSVENEGFNKSSSHVLCVNIDKKNVIRVKRLKWNFRGNQSIFVDGLLVDLLWDVHDWLFNPGCGYAVFMFRTRSGLDSRLWLEDKDSHKDKDTLEFSFLIYACKTS from the coding sequence atgagagaCATAATTTCATGTTTCAGCGAGAATTCAGTGAATGTGTCTTCATGTTCTAGCTACTCAAACAACGCATGCATCTCACCAACCGTTTCACCTTCAATTCAAAACTCAATTTCAAGTGTTTACAAATTAATCCTCTCAACATCGAAACATCTTTTGATGACAGTAACTTGGTGTAAAAATCATTCAAATCAAGGACTCACCATAACTTTCGGCGAAGATGTCACTTCATCGGATGCACCATCATTCAAACTCAACACAAATTTGCGGTTTTTTCGGAAGAAAAAAGGTACAAAATTGATAGATTTGGAGGAGTCAAAGGTAACTGTTTTATGGGATCTTTCAAATGCAAAATATGAAACAGGAACAGAACCAGTTTCAGGGTTTtacgttgttgttgttgtagattCAGAAATTGGTTTAATCCTGGGTGATTCAGAAACAGTTACaaagaaattgaaagaaaataaaaacacccATTTTGcaaaagtttcacttttatcaAGAAGAGAACATTGTTCCGGAAATACCCTTTATGCAACAAAGGCTCAATTTTGTGATAGTGGTTCATTTCATGATGTTATGATTAAATGCAGTGTTGAAAATGAAGGGTTTAATAAATCATCATCACATGTTCTTTGTGTGAACATTGATAAGAAGAATGTGATTCGTGTGAAGAGGTTGAAGTGGAATTTTAGAGGGAATCAAAGTATTTTTGTTGATGGTTTATTGGTTGATTTGCTTTGGGATGTTCATGATTGGTTGTTTAATCCTGGTTGTGGTTATGCTGTGTTCATGTTTAGAACAAGAAGTGGATTGGATAGTAGATTGTGGTTAGAGGACAAAGATTCACACAAAGATAAAGACACACTTGAATTCTCCTTCTTGATCTATGCTTGTAAGACTTCATAA